From Doryrhamphus excisus isolate RoL2022-K1 chromosome 22, RoL_Dexc_1.0, whole genome shotgun sequence, one genomic window encodes:
- the LOC131109258 gene encoding poly(ADP-ribose) glycohydrolase-like isoform X1 — MLRDLTSPNPMNALTDFEPPGKRARIEAPTSPPSSLQGSSPCIHNNDDWTLEPEEDNNKMDTRPKSDTDALRGVRTKTSHHRISPRQQTRLRNTLERWLLKPTPRTSTSETCQDEEDTEMMDEDSCPRSLGGQNTSPQVISDSDEETQRLTPQDLDCDNLVPILLSDSESESMCQDPGTRKVGATSSGGITKITDFFSGALSAGSSLSRRKVDPCPEHRDTDDGTASGKSGPDVTWLGTPARQLRRMPECGRRLPPLKDALGVHTVMTRTDLVGQATVPFPAAFEDTWDDLHVKMPCSCRNLFPVQDEETRQLQNKSRWELIKQALTKRISNVPELKSAILKYCTSTAKKWDFTALHLYCTKILEPDAAEHLFGSLLPDMVQLALRASELCTKPIPLLKRGASHSITMSQEQAACLLANAFFCTFPRRNSRRSEYSNYPDIHFFRLFEGSSSRKMEKLKTLLCYFRSVTEQKPTGLVTFTRKTLDDPPDWESSQTLLTKLHITCEGTIEDDGYGMLQVDFANKYVGGGVTSSGLVQEEIRFLINPELIVSRLFTEALDHDECLIITGAQQYSKYTGYSQTFKFIGSHQDTTPRDDWHRRCIEIVAIDAMPFRTFLEQFHPERLNRELNKAYCGFDRPDQHSDNLAAVATGNWGCGVFGGDTRLKALLQMLAAAEAGRDVAYFTFGDSQLMTDVHDMHSFLTLRNISVGEVYDLLVEYHSTVCKPCSGRRPDTALYSFIYQQVSSSPLHRQATPSRRCVPTDGS; from the exons ATGCTACGAGATTTGACGTCACCCAACCC AATGAATGCATTGACAGACTTTGAACCTCCAGGAAAGAGAGCCAGGATAGAAGCCCCAACGTCCCCACCGTCCTCATTACAAG GCTCATCGCCATGCATTCATAACAATGACGATTGGACTTTAGAGCCAGAAGAAGACAACAATAAGATGGATACCAGGCCAAAGTCTGACACCGATGCTTTACGAGGTGTCAGGACAAAGACTTCACATCACAGGATCAGCCCCAGGCAGCAAACCCGGTTGAGAAACACTCTGGAAAGATGGCTGCTGAAGCCCACCCCAAGAACAAGCACTTCAGAGACGTGCCAGGATGAAGAGGATACAGAAATGATGGATGAAGATAGTTGTCCTCGCTCTCTTGGTGGTCAAAATACTTCACCACAAGTCATATCAGACTCGGATGAAGAGACGCAACGTTTAACTCCACAAGACCTAGACTGCGACAACCTTGTCCCAATACTGTTATCAGATTCAGAAAGCGAATCCATGTGCCAAGATCCAGGGACACGAAAAGTGGGTGCCACAAGCTCGGGCGGCATCACCAAAATCACAGACTTCTTTTCAGGGGCCTTGTCCGCCGGCTCATCTTTGAGTCGACGCAAGGTGGATCCGTGCCCGGAACATCGGGATACAGACGACGGGACTGCATCAGGGAAAAGCGGGCCTGATGTCACCTGGTTGGGGACGCCGGCACGCCAGCTGAGGAGGATGCCTGAATGCGGCAGACGACTTCCTCCGCTGAAGGATGCTCTCGGCGTGCACACCGTGATGACCAGG ACAGACCTCGTTGGTCAAGCCACTGTTCCATTTCCTGCCGCATTTGAAGATACCTGGGACGATCTCCATGTCAAAATGCCTTGTTCTTGCAGAAATCTATTTCCTGTTCAAGATGAG GAAACAAGACAACTTCAGAATAAGAGTCGGTGGGAGCTGATAAAGCAGGCTTTAACCAAAAGAATTTCCAACGTTCCCGAGTTGAAG AGtgcaatattgaaatattgcacTTCCACAGCCAAAAAGTGGGACTTCACTGCGTTGCATTTGTACTGCACTAAG ATCCTGGAGCCTGATGCAGCGGAACATCTGTTTGGCTCCCTGCTGCCAGACATGGTGCAATTAGCACTGAGGGCGTCGGAACTGTGCACCAAG ccAATACCGCTCCTTAAGAGGGGGGCCAGCCACTCCATCACCATGTCGCAGGAGCAGGCGGCCTGTTTGCTCGCCAACGCCTTCTTCTGCACCTTCCCGCGCCGCAACTCCAGACGCAGCGAGTACAGCAACTACCCAGACATCCACTTCTTTCG GCTGTTTGAAGGGTCCTCATCAAGGAAGATGGAGAAGTTGAAAACCCTCTTGTGTTACTTCAGAAGTGTCACGGAGCAAA AGCCGACTGGTCTGGTGACATTCACAAGAAAAACCTTAGACGATCCTCCAGACTGGGAAAG CTCGCAGACTCTACTCACAAAGCTGCACATTACATGCGAAGGCACCATTGAGGATGATGGCTACGGGATGCTTCAG GTGGATTTTGCCAATAAGTACGTCGGAGGGGGCGTCACCAGCTCGGGCCTGGTTCAAGAGGAGATCCGTTTCCTGATCAACCCGGAGCTTATTGTGTCTCGCCTCTTTACTGAAGCTCTGGATCATGACGAATGTCTAATCATCACAG GTGCGCAGCAGTACAGCAAATACACAGGCTACTCCCAGACGTTCAAATTCATCGGCAGCCATCAGGACACAACCCCGAG AGACGACTGGCACAGAAGGTGCATAGAGATTGTGGCCATTGACGCAATGCCATTCAGAACATTTCTGGAACAGTTTCATCCGGAAAGACTCAACCGGGAACTCAACAAg GCCTACTGCGGCTTTGACCGCCCTGACCAACACAGCGACAACCTGGCCGCGGTAGCAACAGGAAACTGGGGCTGCGGGGTTTTCGGAGGCGACACCCGTCTTAAAG CTCTGCTCCAGATGCTGGCAGCTGCCGAGGCGGGACGCGATGTGGCTTATTTCACCTTCGGAGACAGCCAGCTCATGACAGATGTCCACGACATGCACTCCTTCCTCACTCTGAGGAACATCAGTGTCG GGGAGGTATATGATCTGCTGGTGGAGTACCACAGCACCGTGTGCAAACCTTGCAGCGGTCGGCGTCCCGACACCGCCCTCTACTCGTTCATCTACCAGCAGGTCAGCTCCTCGCCGCTTCACCGCCAGGCGACTCCGTCCAGACGATGCGTCCCCACGGACGGCTCTTAA
- the LOC131109258 gene encoding poly(ADP-ribose) glycohydrolase-like isoform X3, with translation MLRDLTSPNPMNALTDFEPPGKRARIEAPTSPPSSLQGSSPCIHNNDDWTLEPEEDNNKMDTRPKSDTDALRGVRTKTSHHRISPRQQTRLRNTLERWLLKPTPRTSTSETCQDEEDTEMMDEDSCPRSLGGQNTSPQVISDSDEETQRLTPQDLDCDNLVPILLSDSESESMCQDPGTRKVGATSSGGITKITDFFSGALSAGSSLSRRKVDPCPEHRDTDDGTASGKSGPDVTWLGTPARQLRRMPECGRRLPPLKDALGVHTVMTRTDLVGQATVPFPAAFEDTWDDLHVKMPCSCRNLFPVQDEETRQLQNKSRWELIKQALTKRISNVPELKSAILKYCTSTAKKWDFTALHLYCTKILEPDAAEHLFGSLLPDMVQLALRASELCTKPIPLLKRGASHSITMSQEQAACLLANAFFCTFPRRNSRRSEYSNYPDIHFFRLFEGSSSRKMEKLKTLLCYFRSVTEQKPTGLVTFTRKTLDDPPDWESSQTLLTKLHITCEGTIEDDGYGMLQVDFANKYVGGGVTSSGLVQEEIRFLINPELIVSRLFTEALDHDECLIITGAQQYSKYTGYSQTFKFIGSHQDTTPRDDWHRRCIEIVAIDAMPFRTFLEQFHPERLNRELNKAYCGFDRPDQHSDNLAAVATGNWGCGVFGGDTRLKALLQMLAAAEAGRDVAYFTFGDSQLMTDVHDMHSFLTLRNISVGEVYDLLVEYHSTVCKPCSGRRPDTALYSFIYQQPHKSSLN, from the exons ATGCTACGAGATTTGACGTCACCCAACCC AATGAATGCATTGACAGACTTTGAACCTCCAGGAAAGAGAGCCAGGATAGAAGCCCCAACGTCCCCACCGTCCTCATTACAAG GCTCATCGCCATGCATTCATAACAATGACGATTGGACTTTAGAGCCAGAAGAAGACAACAATAAGATGGATACCAGGCCAAAGTCTGACACCGATGCTTTACGAGGTGTCAGGACAAAGACTTCACATCACAGGATCAGCCCCAGGCAGCAAACCCGGTTGAGAAACACTCTGGAAAGATGGCTGCTGAAGCCCACCCCAAGAACAAGCACTTCAGAGACGTGCCAGGATGAAGAGGATACAGAAATGATGGATGAAGATAGTTGTCCTCGCTCTCTTGGTGGTCAAAATACTTCACCACAAGTCATATCAGACTCGGATGAAGAGACGCAACGTTTAACTCCACAAGACCTAGACTGCGACAACCTTGTCCCAATACTGTTATCAGATTCAGAAAGCGAATCCATGTGCCAAGATCCAGGGACACGAAAAGTGGGTGCCACAAGCTCGGGCGGCATCACCAAAATCACAGACTTCTTTTCAGGGGCCTTGTCCGCCGGCTCATCTTTGAGTCGACGCAAGGTGGATCCGTGCCCGGAACATCGGGATACAGACGACGGGACTGCATCAGGGAAAAGCGGGCCTGATGTCACCTGGTTGGGGACGCCGGCACGCCAGCTGAGGAGGATGCCTGAATGCGGCAGACGACTTCCTCCGCTGAAGGATGCTCTCGGCGTGCACACCGTGATGACCAGG ACAGACCTCGTTGGTCAAGCCACTGTTCCATTTCCTGCCGCATTTGAAGATACCTGGGACGATCTCCATGTCAAAATGCCTTGTTCTTGCAGAAATCTATTTCCTGTTCAAGATGAG GAAACAAGACAACTTCAGAATAAGAGTCGGTGGGAGCTGATAAAGCAGGCTTTAACCAAAAGAATTTCCAACGTTCCCGAGTTGAAG AGtgcaatattgaaatattgcacTTCCACAGCCAAAAAGTGGGACTTCACTGCGTTGCATTTGTACTGCACTAAG ATCCTGGAGCCTGATGCAGCGGAACATCTGTTTGGCTCCCTGCTGCCAGACATGGTGCAATTAGCACTGAGGGCGTCGGAACTGTGCACCAAG ccAATACCGCTCCTTAAGAGGGGGGCCAGCCACTCCATCACCATGTCGCAGGAGCAGGCGGCCTGTTTGCTCGCCAACGCCTTCTTCTGCACCTTCCCGCGCCGCAACTCCAGACGCAGCGAGTACAGCAACTACCCAGACATCCACTTCTTTCG GCTGTTTGAAGGGTCCTCATCAAGGAAGATGGAGAAGTTGAAAACCCTCTTGTGTTACTTCAGAAGTGTCACGGAGCAAA AGCCGACTGGTCTGGTGACATTCACAAGAAAAACCTTAGACGATCCTCCAGACTGGGAAAG CTCGCAGACTCTACTCACAAAGCTGCACATTACATGCGAAGGCACCATTGAGGATGATGGCTACGGGATGCTTCAG GTGGATTTTGCCAATAAGTACGTCGGAGGGGGCGTCACCAGCTCGGGCCTGGTTCAAGAGGAGATCCGTTTCCTGATCAACCCGGAGCTTATTGTGTCTCGCCTCTTTACTGAAGCTCTGGATCATGACGAATGTCTAATCATCACAG GTGCGCAGCAGTACAGCAAATACACAGGCTACTCCCAGACGTTCAAATTCATCGGCAGCCATCAGGACACAACCCCGAG AGACGACTGGCACAGAAGGTGCATAGAGATTGTGGCCATTGACGCAATGCCATTCAGAACATTTCTGGAACAGTTTCATCCGGAAAGACTCAACCGGGAACTCAACAAg GCCTACTGCGGCTTTGACCGCCCTGACCAACACAGCGACAACCTGGCCGCGGTAGCAACAGGAAACTGGGGCTGCGGGGTTTTCGGAGGCGACACCCGTCTTAAAG CTCTGCTCCAGATGCTGGCAGCTGCCGAGGCGGGACGCGATGTGGCTTATTTCACCTTCGGAGACAGCCAGCTCATGACAGATGTCCACGACATGCACTCCTTCCTCACTCTGAGGAACATCAGTGTCG GGGAGGTATATGATCTGCTGGTGGAGTACCACAGCACCGTGTGCAAACCTTGCAGCGGTCGGCGTCCCGACACCGCCCTCTACTCGTTCATCTACCAGCAG ccACACAAATCCAGCCTTAATTGA
- the LOC131109258 gene encoding poly(ADP-ribose) glycohydrolase-like isoform X2: MNALTDFEPPGKRARIEAPTSPPSSLQGSSPCIHNNDDWTLEPEEDNNKMDTRPKSDTDALRGVRTKTSHHRISPRQQTRLRNTLERWLLKPTPRTSTSETCQDEEDTEMMDEDSCPRSLGGQNTSPQVISDSDEETQRLTPQDLDCDNLVPILLSDSESESMCQDPGTRKVGATSSGGITKITDFFSGALSAGSSLSRRKVDPCPEHRDTDDGTASGKSGPDVTWLGTPARQLRRMPECGRRLPPLKDALGVHTVMTRTDLVGQATVPFPAAFEDTWDDLHVKMPCSCRNLFPVQDEETRQLQNKSRWELIKQALTKRISNVPELKSAILKYCTSTAKKWDFTALHLYCTKILEPDAAEHLFGSLLPDMVQLALRASELCTKPIPLLKRGASHSITMSQEQAACLLANAFFCTFPRRNSRRSEYSNYPDIHFFRLFEGSSSRKMEKLKTLLCYFRSVTEQKPTGLVTFTRKTLDDPPDWESSQTLLTKLHITCEGTIEDDGYGMLQVDFANKYVGGGVTSSGLVQEEIRFLINPELIVSRLFTEALDHDECLIITGAQQYSKYTGYSQTFKFIGSHQDTTPRDDWHRRCIEIVAIDAMPFRTFLEQFHPERLNRELNKAYCGFDRPDQHSDNLAAVATGNWGCGVFGGDTRLKALLQMLAAAEAGRDVAYFTFGDSQLMTDVHDMHSFLTLRNISVGEVYDLLVEYHSTVCKPCSGRRPDTALYSFIYQQVSSSPLHRQATPSRRCVPTDGS, from the exons ATGAATGCATTGACAGACTTTGAACCTCCAGGAAAGAGAGCCAGGATAGAAGCCCCAACGTCCCCACCGTCCTCATTACAAG GCTCATCGCCATGCATTCATAACAATGACGATTGGACTTTAGAGCCAGAAGAAGACAACAATAAGATGGATACCAGGCCAAAGTCTGACACCGATGCTTTACGAGGTGTCAGGACAAAGACTTCACATCACAGGATCAGCCCCAGGCAGCAAACCCGGTTGAGAAACACTCTGGAAAGATGGCTGCTGAAGCCCACCCCAAGAACAAGCACTTCAGAGACGTGCCAGGATGAAGAGGATACAGAAATGATGGATGAAGATAGTTGTCCTCGCTCTCTTGGTGGTCAAAATACTTCACCACAAGTCATATCAGACTCGGATGAAGAGACGCAACGTTTAACTCCACAAGACCTAGACTGCGACAACCTTGTCCCAATACTGTTATCAGATTCAGAAAGCGAATCCATGTGCCAAGATCCAGGGACACGAAAAGTGGGTGCCACAAGCTCGGGCGGCATCACCAAAATCACAGACTTCTTTTCAGGGGCCTTGTCCGCCGGCTCATCTTTGAGTCGACGCAAGGTGGATCCGTGCCCGGAACATCGGGATACAGACGACGGGACTGCATCAGGGAAAAGCGGGCCTGATGTCACCTGGTTGGGGACGCCGGCACGCCAGCTGAGGAGGATGCCTGAATGCGGCAGACGACTTCCTCCGCTGAAGGATGCTCTCGGCGTGCACACCGTGATGACCAGG ACAGACCTCGTTGGTCAAGCCACTGTTCCATTTCCTGCCGCATTTGAAGATACCTGGGACGATCTCCATGTCAAAATGCCTTGTTCTTGCAGAAATCTATTTCCTGTTCAAGATGAG GAAACAAGACAACTTCAGAATAAGAGTCGGTGGGAGCTGATAAAGCAGGCTTTAACCAAAAGAATTTCCAACGTTCCCGAGTTGAAG AGtgcaatattgaaatattgcacTTCCACAGCCAAAAAGTGGGACTTCACTGCGTTGCATTTGTACTGCACTAAG ATCCTGGAGCCTGATGCAGCGGAACATCTGTTTGGCTCCCTGCTGCCAGACATGGTGCAATTAGCACTGAGGGCGTCGGAACTGTGCACCAAG ccAATACCGCTCCTTAAGAGGGGGGCCAGCCACTCCATCACCATGTCGCAGGAGCAGGCGGCCTGTTTGCTCGCCAACGCCTTCTTCTGCACCTTCCCGCGCCGCAACTCCAGACGCAGCGAGTACAGCAACTACCCAGACATCCACTTCTTTCG GCTGTTTGAAGGGTCCTCATCAAGGAAGATGGAGAAGTTGAAAACCCTCTTGTGTTACTTCAGAAGTGTCACGGAGCAAA AGCCGACTGGTCTGGTGACATTCACAAGAAAAACCTTAGACGATCCTCCAGACTGGGAAAG CTCGCAGACTCTACTCACAAAGCTGCACATTACATGCGAAGGCACCATTGAGGATGATGGCTACGGGATGCTTCAG GTGGATTTTGCCAATAAGTACGTCGGAGGGGGCGTCACCAGCTCGGGCCTGGTTCAAGAGGAGATCCGTTTCCTGATCAACCCGGAGCTTATTGTGTCTCGCCTCTTTACTGAAGCTCTGGATCATGACGAATGTCTAATCATCACAG GTGCGCAGCAGTACAGCAAATACACAGGCTACTCCCAGACGTTCAAATTCATCGGCAGCCATCAGGACACAACCCCGAG AGACGACTGGCACAGAAGGTGCATAGAGATTGTGGCCATTGACGCAATGCCATTCAGAACATTTCTGGAACAGTTTCATCCGGAAAGACTCAACCGGGAACTCAACAAg GCCTACTGCGGCTTTGACCGCCCTGACCAACACAGCGACAACCTGGCCGCGGTAGCAACAGGAAACTGGGGCTGCGGGGTTTTCGGAGGCGACACCCGTCTTAAAG CTCTGCTCCAGATGCTGGCAGCTGCCGAGGCGGGACGCGATGTGGCTTATTTCACCTTCGGAGACAGCCAGCTCATGACAGATGTCCACGACATGCACTCCTTCCTCACTCTGAGGAACATCAGTGTCG GGGAGGTATATGATCTGCTGGTGGAGTACCACAGCACCGTGTGCAAACCTTGCAGCGGTCGGCGTCCCGACACCGCCCTCTACTCGTTCATCTACCAGCAGGTCAGCTCCTCGCCGCTTCACCGCCAGGCGACTCCGTCCAGACGATGCGTCCCCACGGACGGCTCTTAA